The sequence GGCGGTTGATGGTGATGCCGGCGTCCATCAGGCTCTGGCACATGTCATAGATGTTCTCGACCGTATAGGCGAGGTGGCCGAAATGCCGGCTGTCGCTGGGCAGGCCGTCGTCGCCGTCCCAGTTGTAGGTCAGTTCGACATCTGCGTGACCGTCGTCCATGCCCGGCGGGCAGAGGAACACCAGCGTGAACCGGCCGCCCTCGTTGTCCATCCGGCGCCGTTCCACGAGGCCCAGCTTCTTGTAGAAGTCGATGGAGGTATCCAGGTCTTTGACGCGCACCATGGTGTGCAGGTATTTGATCGGCATGCGGTTTCCTTTTGTTCGCCGGACCTAAAACAGCGATTGAAACCCGATGTTCAGTCCGAAATTCCGTGTCTCGAAGCGGCTGACGTTCGAATTGGTGCGGCTCGCCTCGAGTGTAAGTTTAGGGGCGAAGCCATAAGTGTCAAAATCCACGAAGAGCAGCGAGCCCGAAACCGTCGCCTTGATGTCGCGCCGCGCCTCGGGCGTGTACAGCGGATCGTCGTACTGGCGCAGCTCTCCCGATACCGAAAGCAGCGCCTGCGCCCCCATGAACGGCTGGGAAAACGCGTATTGCAGCCCCGCATCCAGCCGGGTGTGCGCGATGGCGCGGCTGTCGCTGTCCGTCCGGCTGATCCGCGCATCCCAGCTGAGCCGGTCGCCGGTGGCCACGGGTCTGCTCCAGCGTCCGCCCAACGCGTAGGTGTTGTTCGATCGGATGGCCGCATCTTTTCGGTCCGAATGACCCAGCCGCGCCTCCCAGGCAAAGCTGCGCCCCGCGTCGCGCTGAAAGGCCTGCCGCCACTCGATCTCGTATTCGTCGGCGAACTGGCGGTCCCCGGACCACAGCTGCCCGAAGCTGAAGGCGATGGTCTGGCGCGGCGCATCCGGGCCGGTGGTCCAGTCACGGCCCACGCGGGCCTGCAACTTGCGAAACGCATAGTCCGAGGCATCGACGCCCGCGGGCACATTGTCGTCGGTAAAGACGACATGGCTTTCGGTCCAGCGCAGGGCGGCGAAGTTGCGGTGCGTGGTGGTCACGCCGAAATTGTAGCGCAACGTGGTGTCAGAGGTGACCGAAAACCCCGAGATCGGCACCGCCGCGGGGTTGGTGAAGATCAGCCCGCCCAGCACGAAGGTGTTGTCGCGCGGGGCGTTGTTGACGTTGTCGCTGGGATTGATCCCGAAAGAGACGTCGACCGACCACGGGTTCGTCGTGCGCACGAACTGGTAGTCGCGCACGGCCCTGTTGCGCATCCGCGCCGTCGGCGCCACGTCCGCCGCACGGCGCAGCCAGAACTGCGCGCGGGTCTTCTTGCCGTCCGATGACAGCGCCTGCGCCATGGCAAGCGCGGCGCCGTACTTCTCGATGTCCCGCTCCGTCGCGCGCCAGGCGTCCCGGGCCGCCCGCTGCGCCGGGCCATAGCGTTCGAGCACGCGCAGGGCATGGGCATGGACGATCAGGCTGGGGGCGTCCTGCGGATCACGGGCGATCAGCACGGTGGTGATCTCGGCCGCCGCCCGCGCCTGACCGGTCGACAACAACCGCGCCGCCGCCAGCCGCGCCTCGTCCGGGTCCAGCGTCGTCTGGGCGCCCCCCGCGCTCGCCAGCACCAGGCCGAGGATGCCGGACAGGACGAGCCGTTTCATCACTGCTCCGCGATGAATCCACCCGTCTCGCGGATGCCGTTGTTGTTGTTGCCGGGCGAGCCCTCGACAAAGAGGATGCCGGCGATCTCGCTGCCGTTGGGGCCCGCCAGCACACCTTCCCAGTTGCCCGAGCGGATCACCTGGCCGCCCACCACTTCGGAGGCATCGCCCGTGCCGATGGTGGCGTTGGTAAAGTCGATGGTGGAATCCTGCAGCGAGATGAACCCGTCCAGCGCGCCGATGGGCTGGCCCGCATCGTTGTAGAGCGCCCGGTTCGTCACGAAGCCGCCCACGGTGCCGGTGTCATCGAAATCGTCGAAATCCACCGCCAGTTCCACCTCGCCGGTCACGTAGGTGATGACGTTCTCGCCGCTCGGTCCTGCGTTCAGGTTGGTCCGCACCCCGGCATATTCACCCGAGTAGGAATAGATGCCCGTCGCGGGCAGGTTCGGCGCGCCGCCCAGCCGCTGCGCCCCGGCCCCGCCATAGCCGAACTGGATGTAGGCGGGCGTGCCCACCGCCGCCACCTGCGACGCGCCGCTGTCCGAGCGGCGGAAGACCGCGAAATACTGCACCTCGTTCGACCCCGGCGCCGGCGCGCTCTGGTAGGCGTCGAAGCCGTTGCTGAACTGTTCGGTCGGGATGCGCTGATAGGCGTTCTGCGGATCGTCGAAGGGGATGTTGTTCAGCGTCAGCGTGTCGGTCGCGGCGTCGTAGGCGATGTTGTTCAGCGTCAGGAACTGGCCCTGCTCGTCGAGATACACGCTCCCCGATGCGCCGTCGGCGCCGCCCTCGTCCACGGCGTCCCCGCCAAAGGGGGGTGTGCCGCCACAGCCTGCAAGGCCAATCCCGAGCGCAAGGCCCATCCATAGACGTGTCACGTTATCTGCCCTCAAAATATATCTTTGTTTTGTGCGACCTTTCCAAACCGGGGCGCGGCTTGTCAACGCGCGATGGCGCGGGCGGGGCACTTTCCACGCACAGTGCTACCGAAAAACAATACCCTATATCGCGGTTCCGATGCCGCTGCCCCGCAGATATAGTGAATCGCGAATCCCAAGCCCATCACAGGACCGCCCGCATGACCCTCACGCCCGAGCAACAAGCCGAAATCGACGCCCTGCGCAGCCAGACCCAGCAGACCCTGCGCGCCACCGTGCCGGGGATGGAGGCGCATCTCTACAAGGCGTACGAGGTGCTCGACCACGGTTTCATCCGGGTGATCGACTACATGGGCGACGATTCCGCCATCTGTCAGGCGGCGCGCGTCAGCTACGGCAAGGGCACCAAAAGCGTCCAGAACGACGAGGGGCTGATCCGCTATCTCATGCGCCACTGGCACTCGACACCTTTCGAGATGTGCGAGATCAAGCTGCACGTCAAGCTGCCGGTCTTCGTCGCGCGCCAGTGGATCCGCCACCGTACCGCCAACGTGAACGAATACTCGGCCCGCTACTCGATCCTCGACCGCGAATTCTACATCCCCGCGCCCGAACACATCAA is a genomic window of Sulfitobacter alexandrii containing:
- a CDS encoding VOC family protein: MPIKYLHTMVRVKDLDTSIDFYKKLGLVERRRMDNEGGRFTLVFLCPPGMDDGHADVELTYNWDGDDGLPSDSRHFGHLAYTVENIYDMCQSLMDAGITINRPPRDGHMAFVRSPDNISIELLQEGDALPPQEPWASMENTGHW
- a CDS encoding surface lipoprotein assembly modifier → MKRLVLSGILGLVLASAGGAQTTLDPDEARLAAARLLSTGQARAAAEITTVLIARDPQDAPSLIVHAHALRVLERYGPAQRAARDAWRATERDIEKYGAALAMAQALSSDGKKTRAQFWLRRAADVAPTARMRNRAVRDYQFVRTTNPWSVDVSFGINPSDNVNNAPRDNTFVLGGLIFTNPAAVPISGFSVTSDTTLRYNFGVTTTHRNFAALRWTESHVVFTDDNVPAGVDASDYAFRKLQARVGRDWTTGPDAPRQTIAFSFGQLWSGDRQFADEYEIEWRQAFQRDAGRSFAWEARLGHSDRKDAAIRSNNTYALGGRWSRPVATGDRLSWDARISRTDSDSRAIAHTRLDAGLQYAFSQPFMGAQALLSVSGELRQYDDPLYTPEARRDIKATVSGSLLFVDFDTYGFAPKLTLEASRTNSNVSRFETRNFGLNIGFQSLF